GCGCGGCTCAATTTGAGCGGTGCCGACTTGAGCGGTGCTAAATTGGTTTTTGCCAATATGAATAGCGTCAACTTGAGCGGTGCTAATTTAAGCGGTGCCGATCTAAGTTTTGCTAACTTGGTTTCGGCTAATTTGGCTAATGCTGACATGAGTGGCGCAGACTGCAAAGGGCTCAACTTCTTTGATGCCAACATGAGTAAAACCAATCTCTGCGGTGCCGATTTAGGGTTTGCCAATTTAGTTAATGTCAACTTGAGCGAAGCCAACCTGAATGGTGCCGACTTAGATGGTGCCAGTTTAATCGGGGCCAATCTGACTCGTGCCAACCTCTGCGGTACTGATTTGGGTGGTGCCAATTTGGGCAATGCAAATCTGTTAGAAGCGAACTTGTCTAATGCCACTGTATGCGATGCTCGCTTAGTGGGTGCTAACCTGCAAGATGCCAACCTCAGCGGTGCGGACTTGAGGGATGCTAACTTGCTCAACGCCAACCTCACTGGTGCCAACTTGAGTGGTGCCAACCTCACTGGTGCCAATTTAGCAAATGCGCGACTGGATGGTGCGATCGGACTCTACAGAGACGATCCCGTTGCGGTTAGACAAAATGAGCCTCCCAGGTCGAACCCTACTGGGCCAAATGTCTCCTATCTAAATTTTTTGCAAGCCAACTCCAAACCCCCAAATTCTAACCGTTTGGGTCTGCCCCATTCAGGATGGTGAAAAGTCAAAAGTCAAAAGTCAAAAGTCAAAATAGGGAGGAGAAAGCAAAATTTTCCCATATCTTTCTTATGATTGGGTGCAGTCATAAGTAGTTGCTTGGAAGGAAGAGTCCTCAAGAGTCCCTCTTTCCTTTTGACTTTTGACTTTTGACTTTTGACTTTTGACTTTTGACTATGATTGGCGGTTTTTCTGCGACCAAACGCGAGTGGGGAGTCCCCAAACGTAGATAAAGCCTTCAGCAGCTTTATGGTCAAACTGATCTTCAGCACCGTAGGTTGCCAAAGTAGGACTGTAAAGAGTTTTGTCTGACTTGCGTCCTACAATGTTGGCATTGCCCTTAAACAGTTTGACGCGCACCGTTCCCGATACTCGCTCTTGGGTTTTTTGAACAAAAGCATCTAAAGCTGCTTTGAGAGGACTGTACCAAAGACCGTTATAGACAAGTTGGGTATAAGTTTCTTCGATACCGCGCTTATAGTGGGTGACATCTGCTGTCAGAGTAAGGCTTTCCAAGTCACGATGAGCGTTAATTAAAAGCAAAAGAGCGGGTGCTTCGTAGATTTCTCGCGATTTGATGCCCACGAGACGGTTTTCTAGCATATCAATCCGTCCGAAGCCGTGATTTCCAGCGATATCATTGAGTTTGGTAACTAGCTGGACGGGGTTAAGCGCTTCCCCATTGACTTTTGTGGGAATGCCTTGCTCAAAGTCAATTTCTACATATTCTGGCTCGTTGGGGGTATCTGCGATCGCTTTTGTGATCGCATAGATTTCTTCCTCCGGTTCTGTCCAAGGATCTTCTAATGGCCCCGCTTCAATGCTGCGACCGAATAAATTGCGATCGATACTGTAAGGAGATTTTTTCTTCACCGGGGATGGAATGCCAAATTTTTCGCCATATGCGATCGTTTCCTCCCGACTCATCCCCCATTCCCGTGCCGGTGCCAGCACTTTGATATCGGGGTTAAGCGCAGCAATAGAAACATCAAAGCGAACTTGGTCATTTCCCTTGCCGGTGCAACCGTGCGCTACAGCATCCGCACCGTATTTTTCGGCAGCCTCAACCAAAAGCTTAGCAATCAGCGGGCGGGCAAGCGCTGTCTGGAGGGGATAGCGATTTTCATAAAGAGCGTTAGCTAGAATCGCTGGAAAGGCATAGTCTTTGACGAAACTTTCAGTTGCATCGGCAACTAGCGATTCGATTGCACCCGATTTTAGCGCTTTTTCTCGCACTGCCTCCAATTCATCTCCCTGACCGAGATCCGCTGCCAGAGTAATGACTTCTTTTACGCCCCACTCTTCTTTGAGGTAAGGAATACAGACGGAGGTATCGACTCCTCCCGAATATGCCAGCACAACTTTATTGGCGCGACCCATTATTTCAATTCAGCAAAACAACGAGCCTTATTATCCACCACTACTATGCCCATTCTTGTCAGTGAAGGCACAGTTTA
This DNA window, taken from Argonema galeatum A003/A1, encodes the following:
- a CDS encoding argininosuccinate synthase, which encodes MGRANKVVLAYSGGVDTSVCIPYLKEEWGVKEVITLAADLGQGDELEAVREKALKSGAIESLVADATESFVKDYAFPAILANALYENRYPLQTALARPLIAKLLVEAAEKYGADAVAHGCTGKGNDQVRFDVSIAALNPDIKVLAPAREWGMSREETIAYGEKFGIPSPVKKKSPYSIDRNLFGRSIEAGPLEDPWTEPEEEIYAITKAIADTPNEPEYVEIDFEQGIPTKVNGEALNPVQLVTKLNDIAGNHGFGRIDMLENRLVGIKSREIYEAPALLLLINAHRDLESLTLTADVTHYKRGIEETYTQLVYNGLWYSPLKAALDAFVQKTQERVSGTVRVKLFKGNANIVGRKSDKTLYSPTLATYGAEDQFDHKAAEGFIYVWGLPTRVWSQKNRQS
- a CDS encoding pentapeptide repeat-containing protein, translating into MAGNIAHIKRLIETKQCQGGDLSEATLARLNLSGADLSGAKLVFANMNSVNLSGANLSGADLSFANLVSANLANADMSGADCKGLNFFDANMSKTNLCGADLGFANLVNVNLSEANLNGADLDGASLIGANLTRANLCGTDLGGANLGNANLLEANLSNATVCDARLVGANLQDANLSGADLRDANLLNANLTGANLSGANLTGANLANARLDGAIGLYRDDPVAVRQNEPPRSNPTGPNVSYLNFLQANSKPPNSNRLGLPHSGW